From a region of the Pukyongiella litopenaei genome:
- the pyrF gene encoding orotidine-5'-phosphate decarboxylase, which yields MSDDRLIVALDVANALQGLEIAEALGDAVGFYKIGLGMLTGGGLALANELKQEHGKRIFLDMKLFDISNTVENAVRGLAQFDLDFLTVHGDPHVVRAARQGAAGKDLKILAVTVLTSLDRADLDAAMMKPGDLTEIALERAARAFEAGADGVISSPQEAAAIRALPQADGRLIVTPGVRPEGAAHGDQKRIATPAGALAAGADHIVVGRPVYQADDPAAAARAILSGLPDR from the coding sequence ATGTCCGATGACCGCCTGATCGTCGCCCTCGATGTCGCCAACGCCCTGCAGGGGCTCGAAATCGCCGAGGCGCTCGGCGATGCGGTCGGGTTCTACAAGATCGGATTGGGGATGCTGACCGGGGGCGGGCTGGCGCTGGCCAACGAACTCAAGCAGGAACACGGCAAGCGCATCTTTCTGGACATGAAACTGTTCGACATCTCCAACACCGTGGAAAACGCGGTGCGCGGGCTTGCCCAGTTCGACCTCGATTTCCTGACCGTGCATGGCGACCCGCATGTGGTGCGCGCCGCCAGGCAGGGCGCCGCGGGCAAGGATCTGAAGATCCTCGCCGTCACCGTGCTCACCTCGCTCGACCGGGCCGATCTGGACGCGGCGATGATGAAACCGGGCGACCTGACCGAGATCGCGCTGGAACGGGCGGCCCGGGCGTTCGAGGCCGGTGCCGATGGCGTCATCTCGAGCCCGCAGGAAGCCGCCGCGATCCGCGCGCTGCCGCAGGCCGACGGACGGCTGATCGTCACCCCCGGCGTGCGCCCCGAAGGCGCGGCACATGGCGATCAGAAACGCATCGCCACGCCGGCGGGCGCCCTGGCGGCCGGTGCCGACCATATCGTCGTGGGCCGTCCGGTCTATCAGGCCGACGATCCCGCCGCGGCCGCGCGGGCGATCCTGTCGGGGTTGCCGGACCGCTGA